The genomic window GGCCGCCGTCTCACCGAGCTGCACCGGCGAGAGCGTGGACCATCCTTGAGCTATTTCGCAGCTGCCAGCTGCCTGCGACTCCGTGGCCGTTCGCCGAGCGGAACAGTTCGGCATCGGAGACGTTTGTTTGCACTGAAGAAACGCCATTGGCGGGCACGCATGTGCTGATGCGAAACGACCGAGCTGCGCTTACGATTAAGTGTCCCGCGTGCAGTCGGGCGACGCCGCATCGGCTTCTTTACGTCAAGAACAGTTGCAACATCCTCCAATGTCGTGACTGCGGACTGGGACGCACCGAGGTATCGAGCTTCGATCCCCTCGCCTATTATGACGAGGGCTACTTTTCCGGCCGTCAGACCGACGGCTACGCCGACTATCGCGGTGCCGAACCCGTGCTACGGCGCGAGTTCGCCGGTACGGTCGAGTTCATCCAGCGTCGCAAGCCACGGGGCTGCCTGCTCGAGATCGGTTGCGCCTACGGCTTCTTTCTCGATGAAGCCCGCCGCACCGGATTTGAGGTGAGCGGCATCGAGCCGGCGGAGGCGGCTGCTGCCCATGCTAGCGATCTCGGCTTGAACGTCGTCTGCGGCCTGCTGAACGAAGCGACTCTCAACTCGTTTGGCACGCTGGACGTCATCGTCCTCCTCGACGTCATCGAGCATCTGCCCGACCCGCAGGAAGCTCTCGCGCTGCTCGCGGACCATCTCCGGCCCGACGGAATCATCGTGCTGACGACCGGAGACTTCGGTTCCTTGGCGGCGCGGTCGACCGGCGCGCACTGGCGCCTGATGACGCCGCCGCAGCACCTGTGGTTCTTCAACCGCGACAGCATCGCGTCTCTGGCCCATTCGGTCGGCCTTCGCGTCGAGAGTTCCGATCACCCCTGGAAATTCGTGCCGTTGTCGCTGATCGCCTTCCAGGCCGGTCGCATGCTCGGCCGCAAGATCGCGGCTAACCCGGCCGGCAACCGTT from Bradyrhizobium zhanjiangense includes these protein-coding regions:
- a CDS encoding class I SAM-dependent methyltransferase, which codes for MRNDRAALTIKCPACSRATPHRLLYVKNSCNILQCRDCGLGRTEVSSFDPLAYYDEGYFSGRQTDGYADYRGAEPVLRREFAGTVEFIQRRKPRGCLLEIGCAYGFFLDEARRTGFEVSGIEPAEAAAAHASDLGLNVVCGLLNEATLNSFGTLDVIVLLDVIEHLPDPQEALALLADHLRPDGIIVLTTGDFGSLAARSTGAHWRLMTPPQHLWFFNRDSIASLAHSVGLRVESSDHPWKFVPLSLIAFQAGRMLGRKIAANPAGNRLAIPVNLFDAMRVVLSKAPPCPETSHP